The following are from one region of the Rosistilla carotiformis genome:
- a CDS encoding nucleoside hydrolase produces MKLRSLSTLCIVVAALTASNADQPEESFQRPVRVIFDTDITGDVDDVLALAMLHTLADRGECVIEAVTVSKINPLAAPFVDAVNTFYGRPDIPIGATRDAQKRDSKYLSLVKTRDGDQFRYPHDLLSSEDAPTAVDVLRRTLAAAEDSSITLVQVGLASNLADLIESPADAISPLTGTELVRKKVRLVSLMAGAFVSVNGNKHFLEANVRNGIGAMQRFVDGWPDDVPAIWSGYPIGVATAFPRESIAREFEYRKHHIVKEAYLMYCGPDHDRPSWDLTSVLYAVRPEDNFFGLSPRGRVVVEDDGFTRFEPSENGRDRYMTLSPKQRIRVIEAQRCLVSQPPLR; encoded by the coding sequence ATGAAACTCCGCTCTCTCTCGACGCTCTGCATCGTTGTTGCAGCACTCACCGCCTCGAATGCGGATCAACCGGAAGAATCGTTCCAGCGTCCGGTCCGTGTGATCTTCGATACCGACATCACCGGCGACGTCGACGATGTGTTGGCGCTGGCGATGCTGCATACTTTGGCCGATCGAGGTGAATGCGTCATCGAAGCGGTCACGGTCTCGAAGATCAATCCGCTGGCAGCTCCCTTCGTCGACGCGGTCAACACGTTTTATGGACGTCCCGACATCCCGATCGGCGCGACACGCGACGCTCAAAAACGGGACAGCAAGTACCTGTCATTGGTCAAGACGCGTGATGGCGATCAATTTCGCTATCCCCACGATCTCCTCTCCAGCGAGGACGCCCCGACCGCTGTCGACGTCTTGCGGCGGACGTTGGCTGCCGCCGAAGACAGCTCGATCACCTTGGTCCAAGTTGGCCTCGCGTCGAATCTCGCCGATCTAATCGAATCGCCAGCTGACGCGATCAGCCCGCTGACGGGAACCGAATTGGTTCGCAAGAAGGTCCGTTTGGTGTCGTTGATGGCAGGCGCATTTGTGTCGGTCAACGGGAACAAACATTTTCTAGAGGCGAACGTCCGCAATGGGATCGGCGCGATGCAGCGGTTTGTCGATGGATGGCCCGACGATGTGCCGGCGATCTGGAGCGGCTATCCGATCGGCGTCGCCACGGCGTTCCCACGGGAGAGCATCGCGCGGGAGTTCGAATATCGCAAGCATCACATCGTTAAAGAAGCGTATCTGATGTACTGCGGTCCCGATCACGATCGCCCCAGCTGGGATCTGACCAGTGTCTTGTACGCCGTCCGTCCCGAGGACAACTTCTTCGGCCTATCCCCTCGCGGCCGCGTCGTCGTGGAAGACGACGGCTTCACGCGGTTTGAACCTTCGGAAAACGGCCGCGATCGCTACATGACCCTTTCGCCGAAACAGCGAATCCGCGTCATCGAGGCTCAACGCTGCCTCGTCAGCCAGCCCCCGCTGCGCTAG